The genomic window TCCTCTAAAGACACATGAGGAATATCAAGGACTCTTACGGCAAGAATAATAACCTTTTCATGTATTACTTTATTGTGTTTCATATTGTGCATTAATGCACTGGGAACACCATCTGGGTTACTAGTTAAGAAAACAGCAGTTCCTGGCACATATGTTACGGAATCTCCCGTCACACTATTTACAAACGGAATCAAATCAATGGCTTCCCGTTTAAGACGCTGTGCAAGTATAACTCTTCCTTTTTTCCAAGTAGTCATTAATGTAAAAATAATCAAGCCAAAGGATAAAGGTAACCATCCCCCTTCTTCTACTTTTATTAAATTCGCACTAAAAAATACACCATCAATAAATAGCAAGATAGAAATTAGTGCGATACCCTTAATAATTCCCCATCCCCATAATTTGTGAACAACAATAAATGCTAGTATTGAAGTAATAAACATAGTCCCTGTAACAGCGATACCATAAGCTGAAGCTAATGATGCCGAGGATTTGAAGACCAACACCAAAGTAATAACGGCAAGCATTAATGTCCAGTTAATTCCAGGTACATAAATCTGTCCAATTTCAGCCTCTGACGTATGTTGTGTTTCCATACGTGGCGCGTAACCCAATTTAATCGCTTGGTCTGTCATTGAGAAAGCACCAGAAATGACTGCTTGAGAAGCAATAATTGTCGCCACAGTAGAAATCAATACCATAGGGTATAGTGCCCAATGAGGAGCCAGTAAATAAAATGGATTTTCAATTGCTTTTGGATTAGTAATGAGTAGTGCACCCTGTCCAAAGTAGTTCAGAACTAATGCGGGAAGTACAAGGTAAAACCATGCAGTTTGAATTGGTTTTTTTCCAAAATGCCCCATATCCGCATACAACGCCTCTGCGCCTGTTAATGCTAAAACCACTCCACCTAATGACAGAAAGCCTATAGTAATATCACTTTTTAAGTAATTAAATGCATAAATAGGATTAAGTGCGTTTAACACTTGCGGCTGATGAATAATACTTAGTAAACCAAGTAAACCAAGTAATAAAAACCAAACCACCATAATCGGTCCGAATAAAGCGCCAACTTTTGCAGTACCTTTTCTTTGTATAAAAAACAAACCTATTAAAATCACTAATGTGATAGGTACAACATAATTTTTTAACGAAGTACTGGCTACTTCCAACCCTTCTACCGCAGATAAAACTGAAATTGCTGGAGTAATTACACCGTCTCCATAAAACAACGAGGCACCAAAGAGTCCTAATATTAAGATAGTTCTTCTTGAGCCACCTGAATCAGATAGCTTTCCCAATACCAGTGCAAGTAGCGCCATTATTCCGCCCTCACCCCTGTTATCAGCACGCATGATAAATGCCACATACTTGAAAGATACGATGATCATCAAAGACCAAAATATAAGCGATAAAATACCAAATATATTATCAGCACTGAGGGCAACAGGATGTTTACCACCTGTGAAAATTGTGTTTAATGTATATAAAGGACTCGTACCTATATCGCCATAGACTACGCCTAATGCGCCTAAAGACAGTGCATATAAATTATGTTTAATATTTGACATAGCTAAAAATTTAACTGTAGTAAATAGTTAATAATTGTCACTTATTATACTGATTAATTACCTCACATTATTTTTATATTTCTTTCATCGATTATCAATTATTCAAAAAATATGTTAAACAATACAAATTCGTTAAAAGCTCCTGAAGTTACTTTATTGTTTTGGATTATCAAAGTTTGTATCACTACGTTGGGAGAAACTGCAGGCGATACCTTATCTATGTCATTGGGATTAGGTTATTTAACAAGTACTATTATTTTTGCTTGCCTATTCCTACTACTAGTAAATGTTCAGGTAATGTATAAGAAGTTTAATTCTTATCTTTATTGGTCTGTTATTATTGCAACGACAACGGTTGGAACAACATTAGCTGATTTTGTGGATAGAGCTTTAAATATTGGCTATCTTGGCGGTACAAGTATCATCGCAACTTTATTATCTCTGAGTCTTATTATTTGGTATTACAAAGAAAAAGAAATTTCAATTAATATATTTCATAATCAACGTTCTGAATGGTTTTATTGGATAACGATAGTTTTTTCACAAACTCTTGGAACCGCATTAGGCGACTGGAGTGCTGACACAATAGGACTTGGTTTTTCTAATGGAATTCTTTTATTTGGTTCTCTAATAATTGTCTTAGCCACTTTAAATAACTACTCTTTTCTCTCTAAAACAGTTTTATTTTGGGGAACATTTATACTAACAAGACCTTTTGGCGCTGTATTAGGGGATTATCTAGACAAACCAATCATTAGCGGTGGGCTCTCGCTAGATAGAATGTATCTATCTAGCGGCTTATTCATTATAGTTATACTATTAGTTTACGTCTCAAATTTAAGAAAGGCTCATTGATCTTTACAAAAATAAACATTAAAAGATTGTTGGCCGTCTACAGGAACTTCTGTCGTTGTGATGACGTTCCCATGCATATCAACTGCGTTGTTTCGAGCTAATTTAATTAAATTTTGTTGAATAGCAGTTTGGTCGCGGTCGATAAATCCTATTTTATACATCACCGTAACTCGAGTTTTCCCTTTAAATTCACAATTTGTAACTTGATTAGGATAGAGCATACGAACCTCATCCGCACCATATTTTTCAGAAATAAAACTATTGGAACAGGCAGTTAAAATAGAAACCAAGAGTAAAGGTGTGAATATTTTGCTGGTTAAATTTTTCATAATAAATTATCTAAACGTGATATTGATATTAGTATACTAAAGGCAAAAAAGAAATAAATCAAAGCTTCTATTTTTAATAAAAAATAGTATTTAATGCTTCTGTAGCAGCCACATACTCTTCATCGGTAGGGACTACCCAAACTTCAACTTTACTCATTTCAGAACTAATTTTTTCTGGTTGTTCACCTCGATAATAATTATTTTTTTCGATATCAATTACTACATTTAAAAAGGACAACCTCTCTAAGATAGTATTTCGAAGTTGTGCATCATGCTCTCCAATTCCTCCGCTAAATACAATCACATCTAAACCATTTAATAAGGCGTACAGAGAACCAAAATGCTTGATAATTTCATGAGAAAATAATTCTATTGCGAAAGAAGCTTCTTTAGTGGGGGATTCACGTAACTCTTTCATATTGGAGGAAATACCAGAGACTCCCTTTAAACCAGAGTTGTTATATAGCATATCCTCCAGTTGCTCCAAAGACCACCCATTATGAAGTAAATATGTTAATACTCCTGGGTCAATTGAACCACAACGAGTACCCATTATCAGACCGTCTAACGTACTAAATCCCATTGAAGTGGCAATACTGGTTTTGTTGATACACGCACAAATACTCGCCCCATTTCCTAAATGCATTAGAATACTTTTACCTAATATAGCAGTAGTCAAATCACTTAGTGTCTGACAGAGGTACTGGTATGATAAACCATGAAAGCCATACCGAATAATCCCTGTTTGTTTTAATGAGAGTGGAATTGCGTAGGTTTTTTCTATTTCTGACATAGTATGATGAAATGCCGTATCAAAACATACTACGTGTATAGCACTAGGAAAGTATTTTTTAAAAATACTAATTCCGTCAATATTATGAGGTTGATGTAATGGTGCAAGTGGCACATAACTTTTAATATCTTTGAATACAGTCTCATTAAGGATAACGGACTGACTGTATTTGTTTCCACCATGCACTATTCTATGGCTTATTATAGTAATAAGTAGATCAGGAAATTCTCTTTGTATCCTTTTTGTTAATATTTCAAGGGCATAATCAAATTTATCTGTATTTTCAGGAATAAACAACTCATCTACATCAGTTGTCCTATTACATTGCCAGCTTAATTGTGTATGTTGATTCGCTATTAGATTGTCAAATTTACCTTTCACTAATCTTAAATCTATTTTGTTATTTTCTACTCTATATATAGCAAATTTAATTGATGAAGAGCCGACGTTAACCGATAAAACAGATTGTTTTTGTGTTCCCATAATTATGGCTTATTAACTCGATAATGATGTGCCACTAATTTAGCCAACACTGCTGAAGCCATTCTTGTAGCAGGACCATCAGCGCGACTTGTTAATGCAATTGGAATTTTACATCCAAGAACAACTCCTGATGAAATTGCTCCGGCAAGATACTCTAATTGTTTACTTAACATATTGCCAGACTCTAGATCGGGGACAATAAGAACATCTGCTTGTCCAGCAACTTGAGAAGTGATGTGCTTTATTCTCTTGGCTTCTAGCGATACAGCATTATCAAATGCTAACGGACCATCAAGTACTCCACCCGTTATTTGACCTCGATCAGCCATTTTACATAATGCAGCAGCTTCGACTGTTGATGGTATGTCAGGATTTACTGTCTCGACCGCTGAAAGTATCGCAACCTTCGGATTCTCACATCTTAAAATGTGAGATAGCTCTATCGCATTTTGGACAATATCTCTTTTTTCTAATAAGGTAGGTTTTATATTTAGCGCCGCATCAGATATTAGAATAGGCTTATCATACAAAGGTACTTCAAAACGAAATATATGCGAGACTCTCCTCTTTGTTCTCAAATTCTTACTTTGTAAAACAGCATGCATAAGTTCATCTGTATGTAAACTTCCTTTCATTAAGGCCTCAAGTTTGCCTTCCTCTGCCATTTTTGCTGCAATATCTGCTGCAGCATGACTATGTGGTGTATCAACTATTTCAAATTGAGATATATCAATTTGTGTTTCTTCTGCAATTTGTTTTATTTTGTTTAATGAACCAATAAGAACTGGATAAATTAAATTTTTTTCTGCGGCAATAAATAGTCCCGTTAACGACTCTTTATCACAAGGATGTACAACTCCACATCTAACGGGCTCTAATCCCTTTGCCATATCTATAAATTCTTTAATACGTTGACCAGGATCGAAAAGGTGTATTTGCGGTAATTGTATTTTAGGCTGTCTGATTTTATTAACTGGAGCTATGACTTTGGCTTCACCAGAAATAACTAACTCATCTTGTTGATTTCTTATATGACAATCAAATGTCACTAACTTTTTTAATTCATCCTTGGCTTTTACTGTAACTATTACAGTTAGTGTGTCGCCTAATTTAACTGGTTTTTTAAAATGTAGAGATTGATCGTGATATATTGTCCCAGGACCAGGTAAAATGGTACCTAGTAGAGTAGATATAAGAGACCCACTCCACATACCGTGACCAATTAACTGATGATACATGTAGGAATCTGCGAACTTTGGATCTAAATGAGCTGGATTTGTATCGCCGGATACTGCTGCGAATGCTTGAATATCTTGCAGAGTTAAAGTACGAACTAACCTTCCCGTTTGACCAATAGTAATTTCATCAAATATTATATTCTCTATATACTCGTCATCAAGATCTATATTCACAATAACTCCCTGACTAAAGCCTTATCTAATGATTTTAATAATATATTTCAATAATTTATTGTAACGGTAATTTATATAGAAAAGTATGAGAAAGAAACTAAAAAATCCAAATTAGCAATTATTACTATAGTTAAATTTGCAATACATTCCTTGCTATAATTTGCAAAATAATCTTTAATTTGCTTGTTATGTTCAACCAATTGATTAATTCCCCAATATGGCTTACTGCTTTTGGTGCAATTATATTATTGCTTCTAGAGCGACTATTTCCTTTAATTAAGTATGAAATAGACCACAAATGGACTATAAGATTGTTCATATATGCATCCACTGGTATTGCGATAACGACAATAATTGGTGATCATCTCTTTAATCAAAATAAATTTTCTTTATTTAAATATTTAAATATTAATTTTCTCTATCACTTACCTCCAATTCTTCAAGGTCTAGCTGGCTATTTTATTATCACCTTTATTGTCTATTGGTGGTATAGATTTCGACACTACTCAAATTTTTTATGGACAACATTCCATCAAGTACATCACAGTACATATCGCATTCAAGCCCTAACCGCAATCTATTCGCATCCATTTGATTTTGCTGCTACAGCGGTTATCGTTAACTTTATTTCATATATAGTGCTAGGTGTAGATACACGATCTGCTGTATTCGTCTCTGTCATCACAAATTTCTTTGATTTCTGGGAACATACCAATATAAGAACGCCAAAATGGCTTGGTTATATCATCGTAAGGCCAGAAATGCATCGTATACATCATGAAAAAGAAGTTCACAATAACAATTACAGTATTCCTATTTGGGATATGTTATTTGGTACCTATGAAAATTCAGGTAGAAATGTTGAATGTGGTTTTGAAATAAACAAAGAAAGGCAAATAATTAAATTACTTACTTGCCATAATGTGAATAAAAATTAATTATTACATTTTCATATCTTTCATTTCATCAACATTTATTGACTTAATAGGTACTTCAATCTTTAAGTCTTGCAGACCTTCAAAATGTAAATTAAGTGGAAATGTTTGTCCTTTTATTAGTGGTGATTTCAAACCCATTAACATAATATGACTTTCTCCAGGCAACAATTTTAGCTCACCATTTGCTGGTACTTCTAAAAACTGTTCGTGTTTCATAGATGAAATATTGTTATTCATTTTCATAGAATGAATTTGTGCTGTATTAGCAATTGGTGTGCTTGCACCTATAAACTTAACAGTCTTATTTCCTTTATTTTTTAAACTTATATATACGGCGCCGACATCTTGTCCTTTAGCTGTCTCTCTAGCATATGCATCGACTACAACTATATTGTTAATTGTGTTAGCAAAACCATTCAACGTTATTAACAGTAATATAAAAGTGATTAATACTTTTTTCATCATTTCTCCTTAGTCTTTATCTTTTTAATAGAGGTGTTACATTTTTCTCTAGTAAATTAACAGTAAAACCATCGTTAGTGTACCATTCTGATTTTACTATCATCCCATTCCTATCGATTAGATAACTTAATGGAATACGCCATACTCTTCCAAAACTCTGGAAGTCTGAATTATGTATTGAGGCATTGTCAAAACCAAATTGCTTTATGATATTTTGTGCTTTTGATAAGTCAGACTTGTCGTCCATACTAATCGATAATACTCGAAATCCATCTTGGAAATGTCTCTTCTCATATTCAGCAATAGCTGGCAATTCATTTCTACAAGGCTCACACCATGAAGCCCAAAAATTAATTAGTAATACTTGATTACGATAAGTATTATTATCTACCTCCTGCCCCGAAAATAGTTTTGCATTAAAAGTTGGCGCCTTCTCACCTTCGTCTGATGCATATATATTGGTAATAACACAATATAAAACTAATATTAATATTAGGTTTCTCATGGCTTTTTTAAGTTTATATAATTTAAAATAAATAACTCACTCCCAAACTAACTATTTGTTTAGGAACAAGCTGTATTCCTGATACTTGTTGATATAAAGGTAAGTAAATAAGTCCATTTAATTGCCATTTATGATTAATGTTATAAATTAAACCAGGTGCCAAATACAACGTTCTAAGTCCGGTGTAATAGGGATTACTATTTATTCCAGAATCTGCGTAACGTATTGTTCCATTAATCTGTAATAGCGGTGTTAACCCAGGAATTTTTCTAATGTCATCATAATGAATCCCAGCTAACATTTGAATACTATCTCCTGGGCGATAACCATTTCTTACATCCATCGCTCTTCGATACATACCCTGCGTATACCATCCCCAATAACGATATTGACCGACTTTATACCCTCCCACTAAAGTATCTGTTGTCCCAGATCCGATTTGTGTGTCCCTGTCAAAACCGTAAGCATTAAAGTTTCCAGTTGGTAACTTTACGCCAAAAATCAATCCTTCAGACATATCGTCTGAAAAACCTGTATACATTCCCATTACACGTATATCACCTAAACCTTTTGTTTGGTAGTTTGCAATAGATTGCGTATTTTGCCCAAAGTTATTATCTGTTGAAAAAGTTCTATGCCAGTAAGGAATCATTGCCATCATTCCCCAATTATGGTTAAAGTTATATTGCATATTTATATTAGTAAACTGCGTTTTGATTTCTTTATCTGGACTTTGTGATTGTGGAAGTGTTGCGCTTCCACTCATAGGTTTATTTTGATCCAGAAAAGTTTCTTGAATATTAATTACTCCACCGGAGCCTACGCTAGGTAGACCTAAACCGCTTGGCAACCCTTGGTCAAACATGCCGCATCCACACGCACATGCGTAGCTATTTTCTGACTTTAGTATTAATAATACTACTATAGATATTAATGCAATAATTTGAAGTAAATATGGGTGTTTTTTCATCTTATTAAGTTATCAGTAAACAATAAATCAGGGATATAACAAAGGCTATATCTACCTGTAAAACTAGTCGTGTCAAACTATTAAACGATTAGTAATTAATAACTTAACTTAATAGGGGCGGAGCTTGAGAATAAGGGGTGGAGAAAGGAGTTCGTTTTGTAT from Ferrovum sp. PN-J185 includes these protein-coding regions:
- a CDS encoding potassium transporter Kup, with the translated sequence MSNIKHNLYALSLGALGVVYGDIGTSPLYTLNTIFTGGKHPVALSADNIFGILSLIFWSLMIIVSFKYVAFIMRADNRGEGGIMALLALVLGKLSDSGGSRRTILILGLFGASLFYGDGVITPAISVLSAVEGLEVASTSLKNYVVPITLVILIGLFFIQRKGTAKVGALFGPIMVVWFLLLGLLGLLSIIHQPQVLNALNPIYAFNYLKSDITIGFLSLGGVVLALTGAEALYADMGHFGKKPIQTAWFYLVLPALVLNYFGQGALLITNPKAIENPFYLLAPHWALYPMVLISTVATIIASQAVISGAFSMTDQAIKLGYAPRMETQHTSEAEIGQIYVPGINWTLMLAVITLVLVFKSSASLASAYGIAVTGTMFITSILAFIVVHKLWGWGIIKGIALISILLFIDGVFFSANLIKVEEGGWLPLSFGLIIFTLMTTWKKGRVILAQRLKREAIDLIPFVNSVTGDSVTYVPGTAVFLTSNPDGVPSALMHNMKHNKVIHEKVIILAVRVLDIPHVSLEERIAYNKINDVFHQITLRFGFIDEPNVPDALFSQQHVILEPFETSFFLSRETLIPKTGSDMSFWREKLFIAMFRNAGSAIPFFKIPPNRVVEIGAQVVL
- a CDS encoding COG4705 family protein, coding for MLNNTNSLKAPEVTLLFWIIKVCITTLGETAGDTLSMSLGLGYLTSTIIFACLFLLLVNVQVMYKKFNSYLYWSVIIATTTVGTTLADFVDRALNIGYLGGTSIIATLLSLSLIIWYYKEKEISINIFHNQRSEWFYWITIVFSQTLGTALGDWSADTIGLGFSNGILLFGSLIIVLATLNNYSFLSKTVLFWGTFILTRPFGAVLGDYLDKPIISGGLSLDRMYLSSGLFIIVILLVYVSNLRKAH
- a CDS encoding DUF4156 domain-containing protein, which translates into the protein MKNLTSKIFTPLLLVSILTACSNSFISEKYGADEVRMLYPNQVTNCEFKGKTRVTVMYKIGFIDRDQTAIQQNLIKLARNNAVDMHGNVITTTEVPVDGQQSFNVYFCKDQ
- a CDS encoding acetate/propionate family kinase gives rise to the protein MGTQKQSVLSVNVGSSSIKFAIYRVENNKIDLRLVKGKFDNLIANQHTQLSWQCNRTTDVDELFIPENTDKFDYALEILTKRIQREFPDLLITIISHRIVHGGNKYSQSVILNETVFKDIKSYVPLAPLHQPHNIDGISIFKKYFPSAIHVVCFDTAFHHTMSEIEKTYAIPLSLKQTGIIRYGFHGLSYQYLCQTLSDLTTAILGKSILMHLGNGASICACINKTSIATSMGFSTLDGLIMGTRCGSIDPGVLTYLLHNGWSLEQLEDMLYNNSGLKGVSGISSNMKELRESPTKEASFAIELFSHEIIKHFGSLYALLNGLDVIVFSGGIGEHDAQLRNTILERLSFLNVVIDIEKNNYYRGEQPEKISSEMSKVEVWVVPTDEEYVAATEALNTIFY
- a CDS encoding bifunctional enoyl-CoA hydratase/phosphate acetyltransferase, with amino-acid sequence MNIDLDDEYIENIIFDEITIGQTGRLVRTLTLQDIQAFAAVSGDTNPAHLDPKFADSYMYHQLIGHGMWSGSLISTLLGTILPGPGTIYHDQSLHFKKPVKLGDTLTVIVTVKAKDELKKLVTFDCHIRNQQDELVISGEAKVIAPVNKIRQPKIQLPQIHLFDPGQRIKEFIDMAKGLEPVRCGVVHPCDKESLTGLFIAAEKNLIYPVLIGSLNKIKQIAEETQIDISQFEIVDTPHSHAAADIAAKMAEEGKLEALMKGSLHTDELMHAVLQSKNLRTKRRVSHIFRFEVPLYDKPILISDAALNIKPTLLEKRDIVQNAIELSHILRCENPKVAILSAVETVNPDIPSTVEAAALCKMADRGQITGGVLDGPLAFDNAVSLEAKRIKHITSQVAGQADVLIVPDLESGNMLSKQLEYLAGAISSGVVLGCKIPIALTSRADGPATRMASAVLAKLVAHHYRVNKP
- a CDS encoding sterol desaturase family protein translates to MFIYASTGIAITTIIGDHLFNQNKFSLFKYLNINFLYHLPPILQGLAGYFIITFIVYWWYRFRHYSNFLWTTFHQVHHSTYRIQALTAIYSHPFDFAATAVIVNFISYIVLGVDTRSAVFVSVITNFFDFWEHTNIRTPKWLGYIIVRPEMHRIHHEKEVHNNNYSIPIWDMLFGTYENSGRNVECGFEINKERQIIKLLTCHNVNKN
- a CDS encoding copper chaperone PCu(A)C, whose translation is MMKKVLITFILLLITLNGFANTINNIVVVDAYARETAKGQDVGAVYISLKNKGNKTVKFIGASTPIANTAQIHSMKMNNNISSMKHEQFLEVPANGELKLLPGESHIMLMGLKSPLIKGQTFPLNLHFEGLQDLKIEVPIKSINVDEMKDMKM
- a CDS encoding TlpA disulfide reductase family protein, which translates into the protein MRNLILILVLYCVITNIYASDEGEKAPTFNAKLFSGQEVDNNTYRNQVLLINFWASWCEPCRNELPAIAEYEKRHFQDGFRVLSISMDDKSDLSKAQNIIKQFGFDNASIHNSDFQSFGRVWRIPLSYLIDRNGMIVKSEWYTNDGFTVNLLEKNVTPLLKR